The DNA region GAGCGAAAGGATCATCCCCGGCGTTGCTGACGCCGGGCTGTGTGGAACACGCGCCGATAAATCCCGCCGCCCGGACCATCTGCTTGACAAGCCCGTCGAATTGGCCGTGGGGGTAGCAGAAGGTGGAGATGGTTCTGCCCGTCTCCCCCTCGATCGCGCGGCGGCTCTCTTCGATCTCTCGGCAGGCATCCGCGCGCGGGAGGGCGTCGAGCTGAGCGTGGCTCACGCCGTGCGCGCCCACCTCGACGACTCGCGGATCGAGGGATC from Chloroflexota bacterium includes:
- a CDS encoding polysaccharide deacetylase family protein; protein product: SLDPRVVEVGAHGVSHAQLDALPRADACREIEESRRAIEGETGRTISTFCYPHGQFDGLVKQMVRAAGFIGACSTQPGVSNAGDDPFALARLVMTCDTQASDLERLFARAPLGPVPERRRTWIWRVVRRQRAAVLRHLSGSAKP